The DNA region CACCCATAGAAATAGGTGCAATAAAAGCAAAAGAAGAAGCAAGAAAAATTGGGGGAACATTTTTTCGATTAATAAATTGAAAGATTAAAGTACCAATACCAGCAGTAAATAACGCAACATTAGGGTCAAGTCCAGTAAGAATAGGAACTAAAACCAATGCACCAAATGCAACAAATAGAAATTGCACACCTAATAAAGAGTCCTTGACTCTAAAATTATAATCCGTAGCTTTTCCCATAGATCCTCTTGTGTATGTAAAATTTGACAATAATATCAAAAATGTCATTAATAACTAGTAAATTACAATAAAGTTCTTTTTTGTTACAATTAAAGGTTTAAATAAAATTTTAGGATAATTATATGTATAAAGAAAGTACAAATGTAGTTGTAAAACATCTAGTAAATAGACTAAGAGATGTTAGAACTGCTTCAAATGAATTTAGATTAACAATAGAAGAAATTTCAAGAATGATTGCAGCAGAAGCTCTTAGTGATTTTCCTACAATTACTACAAATATTAATACTTGGCAAGGTCCACTTGATGTTGAAATGATAGAAGTTCAGAAATTAGTATTAGTACCTATTTTAAGAGCTGGTGAACCAATGCTTACTGGTATTTTAAAAACTTTACCATATGCAAGAAGTGGATTTTTAGCAATGAAAAGAGACGAACAAACTGCACAAAGTAAACTTTTTTATGAAAATATACCTGATGTAGAAGACAAAACAATTTTATTATTAGATCCTATGGTTGCGACAGGAGGATCATTAATTGATGCTATTACTTACTTAAAAAATAAAGGTGCAAAA from Malaciobacter molluscorum LMG 25693 includes:
- the upp gene encoding uracil phosphoribosyltransferase; the protein is MYKESTNVVVKHLVNRLRDVRTASNEFRLTIEEISRMIAAEALSDFPTITTNINTWQGPLDVEMIEVQKLVLVPILRAGEPMLTGILKTLPYARSGFLAMKRDEQTAQSKLFYENIPDVEDKTILLLDPMVATGGSLIDAITYLKNKGAKKILSLNVLGAPEGIKAVQDAHPDVNIYIAQIDERLDDNKYIRPGLGDAGDRAFNTHG